A single region of the Marinobacter nanhaiticus D15-8W genome encodes:
- a CDS encoding FdhF/YdeP family oxidoreductase, producing MSKDDDVVQSNKPAGGWGSLKGIASISVEASASPTALDTLRRMNKPGGFMCNSCAWPKPKNYSAFEFCENGAKAVLWELTTDRCTPEFWDRHTVHGLRSWTDHELEKTGRLTHPLRYNAEHDRYEAVGWADAFNDIATELNALEPESAVFYSSGHAGLEASYLYALMARLYGNNNLPQSSNMCHETTSVGLKKVIGSPVGTIVWEDLEEADAFFFFGQNPGTNSPRFLHPLKDAKKRGASIVTFNPIIEQGLVAFVDPQSARDMATGRETKISDQYHQLSSGGDVAAIMGICKHVIEADQAAQRNGEERIIDVAFIEKHTQGFDRFLASVEAAAWEDIEAGSGLTRVALKEAADTYMAAERVIGVYGMGLTQHTHGSVNIGLLVNLLMLRGNIGRPGAGVCPVRGHSNVQGQRTVGIAEKADLVPMDKLRELFDFDPPTEDGVNIVEMVEGLLAGTVKASICLGGNLLRAVPDQHRMEDTWTRQNLTVMISTKLNRSHLYPGKNAYILPCLGRAEVDEQATGPQAISTEDSFSMISGSTGRRSPASEHLKSELAIVAGIAKALLPPNPKVKWDEWTADYSQVRDLIEQTYPDDFRDFNQRLFEPGGFYRGIGAHERIWNTPEKHALFTTPEKLTSLGFDPGPGRYSLLTMRSNDQFNTTVYGYSDRFHGIEGTRDVLLMHPDDIERAGFEKGDVVQLITDLDDGVDRRLGGLVVTPYRIPPGTVASYYPECNVLVPVTHHDELSKTPGSKSVPVRIERERA from the coding sequence ATGAGCAAAGACGATGACGTGGTGCAGAGCAACAAACCGGCAGGCGGCTGGGGATCGCTGAAAGGCATCGCCAGCATTTCCGTGGAGGCTTCGGCCTCGCCCACAGCCTTGGATACGCTCCGGCGGATGAACAAGCCAGGCGGCTTCATGTGCAACTCATGCGCCTGGCCAAAGCCCAAGAACTACAGTGCTTTCGAGTTCTGCGAGAACGGTGCCAAGGCGGTGCTGTGGGAGTTGACGACGGACCGGTGCACGCCTGAGTTTTGGGATAGGCACACAGTGCACGGGCTGCGTTCCTGGACGGATCACGAGCTGGAAAAGACCGGGCGCCTGACCCATCCGCTGCGCTACAACGCGGAGCACGATCGTTATGAGGCGGTGGGCTGGGCTGACGCATTTAACGATATCGCGACGGAGCTGAATGCGCTCGAGCCTGAAAGCGCCGTGTTCTACTCCTCCGGCCACGCGGGCCTTGAGGCCTCTTATCTCTACGCGTTGATGGCGCGCCTCTACGGCAACAACAATCTCCCCCAAAGTTCGAATATGTGCCATGAAACCACGTCGGTAGGCCTGAAAAAGGTCATCGGGTCGCCAGTGGGCACGATTGTCTGGGAGGACCTCGAAGAGGCCGACGCGTTTTTCTTCTTTGGCCAGAATCCCGGTACCAACAGTCCCCGTTTCCTCCATCCGCTGAAAGACGCCAAAAAGCGCGGCGCCAGCATCGTGACGTTCAATCCGATCATCGAGCAGGGGCTGGTGGCCTTTGTCGATCCTCAAAGTGCGCGCGATATGGCAACCGGGCGCGAGACCAAAATTTCCGACCAGTACCACCAGTTGAGTTCCGGTGGCGATGTGGCTGCCATCATGGGGATCTGTAAACACGTCATCGAAGCCGATCAGGCCGCCCAGCGAAACGGCGAAGAGCGGATCATCGACGTTGCATTTATTGAAAAGCATACCCAGGGATTCGATCGCTTTCTCGCATCCGTCGAGGCGGCGGCATGGGAGGATATCGAAGCCGGTAGTGGCCTGACCAGGGTTGCCCTGAAAGAGGCCGCCGATACCTATATGGCGGCAGAGCGGGTTATCGGCGTCTACGGCATGGGGCTGACCCAGCATACCCATGGCTCCGTCAATATTGGCCTGCTCGTGAACCTGCTGATGCTGCGAGGCAACATAGGGCGGCCGGGTGCCGGCGTGTGCCCGGTCCGGGGTCATTCCAACGTCCAGGGCCAGCGTACGGTGGGTATTGCCGAGAAAGCCGATCTTGTTCCCATGGACAAGCTTCGTGAACTGTTTGACTTCGATCCACCGACCGAGGACGGCGTCAACATCGTTGAAATGGTCGAGGGCTTACTCGCCGGTACGGTGAAGGCCAGCATCTGTCTGGGCGGCAACCTCTTGCGAGCCGTGCCGGACCAGCATCGCATGGAAGACACCTGGACTCGCCAGAACCTCACCGTGATGATTTCCACCAAGCTCAACCGGAGCCACCTCTACCCCGGCAAGAACGCCTACATCCTACCCTGCCTGGGGCGCGCGGAAGTCGATGAACAGGCGACCGGGCCGCAGGCCATATCCACGGAAGACAGCTTCTCGATGATCAGTGGATCGACCGGCCGTCGATCACCGGCCTCGGAGCACCTTAAAAGCGAACTCGCTATCGTCGCAGGTATCGCAAAGGCGCTGTTGCCGCCTAACCCGAAGGTAAAGTGGGATGAATGGACGGCGGACTATTCGCAGGTCCGCGACCTGATCGAGCAGACCTATCCCGATGACTTCCGGGACTTCAACCAGCGCCTGTTCGAACCGGGTGGTTTCTATCGCGGCATTGGCGCCCATGAACGTATCTGGAATACGCCGGAAAAGCACGCCCTGTTCACCACGCCGGAAAAACTGACGTCCCTGGGATTTGACCCGGGCCCCGGGCGCTACAGCCTGCTGACGATGCGTTCCAACGATCAGTTCAATACCACCGTCTATGGCTATTCGGATCGCTTTCATGGCATTGAAGGTACGCGGGATGTGCTGTTGATGCATCCGGACGATATCGAACGGGCAGGGTTTGAAAAAGGCGATGTCGTCCAGCTGATCACGGACCTGGACGACGGCGTGGACAGACGCCTGGGTGGCCTTGTTGTCACCCCCTACCGGATACCGCCGGGGACGGTTGCCTCGTACTATCCCGAGTGCAACGTGCTGGTGCCGGTCACGCATCACGACGAACTCTCGAAAACGCCGGGTTCGAAATCGGTGCCGGTGCGTATTGAGCGTGAGCGTGCTTGA
- a CDS encoding AraC family transcriptional regulator, which produces MTIQPNIVPVQPGPPSLNLLRDLVERQWLTYGPETGIDGLRLTRAPEPSGTIRALYQTSFCVVLQGAKVSAIGDSTFHYRRGECLFASVNVPVNSRIVEASPDQPYLALSLSIDPAMISELLLAHPEVTYRGPKPAALVTAGVPDDMYDPVIRLLRLLDQPQDRDVLEPLVRREICWRLLRSPLGPPLQEVGLKDSETARIGRVTAWIQANYQQPFRVADLAGMASMSPASFHRHFKTITQLTPVQFQKLVRLQEARRLLLSEQEVASVGYQVGYESASQFSRDYHRLFGAPPGRDKAVLRSSVAIESGV; this is translated from the coding sequence ATGACTATCCAGCCCAACATCGTTCCGGTGCAACCGGGCCCCCCATCACTGAACTTGCTGCGTGATCTTGTCGAGCGGCAATGGCTCACCTACGGCCCGGAAACCGGTATCGACGGTTTGCGCCTGACCCGGGCGCCGGAGCCCAGCGGCACCATCCGTGCCCTCTACCAGACCTCGTTTTGTGTTGTGTTGCAGGGGGCGAAAGTCAGTGCGATTGGTGATTCGACCTTTCACTATCGTCGGGGCGAGTGTTTGTTCGCGTCCGTCAATGTGCCGGTAAACTCCCGTATTGTGGAAGCCTCCCCTGATCAGCCGTACCTGGCGTTGAGCCTGTCGATCGATCCGGCAATGATTTCCGAGCTATTGCTGGCGCATCCGGAGGTAACATACCGGGGCCCCAAACCAGCGGCACTGGTCACAGCCGGGGTGCCGGACGACATGTACGATCCTGTCATTCGCCTGCTCCGGTTGCTCGACCAGCCGCAAGATCGTGATGTGCTGGAACCGCTCGTCCGCCGGGAGATCTGCTGGCGTTTATTACGCTCGCCTCTGGGGCCGCCATTGCAGGAAGTTGGCCTCAAAGACAGCGAAACCGCCCGGATTGGCCGGGTCACCGCCTGGATACAGGCAAATTACCAGCAGCCCTTCAGGGTGGCTGACCTGGCGGGAATGGCGAGCATGAGTCCCGCCTCCTTCCATCGCCATTTCAAGACCATCACCCAACTCACGCCGGTGCAGTTCCAGAAGCTGGTGCGATTGCAGGAAGCCCGGAGGCTGTTGCTGAGCGAGCAGGAAGTGGCCAGTGTCGGCTACCAGGTCGGTTATGAAAGCGCATCCCAGTTCAGTCGCGACTACCACAGACTGTTTGGCGCACCGCCGGGTAGGGATAAGGCTGTATTGCGATCAAGTGTGGCGATCGAGAGCGGCGTTTGA
- a CDS encoding aldo/keto reductase has product MTTPNITQPATDTPLRLRTLGNSGLFVSELCLGTMTFGGGDDMWGLIGQLQQEQADELMQTALAAGINFFDTANVYGGGASERIVGQSLKNLGVRREDIVLATKVLGPMGEGPNSRGASRGHIMNACKASLQRLQTDYIDLYQIHGFDPATPIEETLEALNTLVDHGHVRYVGLSNWAAWQVMKAAGIARARQLCPILSLQAYYTLVGRDLEREVIPMLASENIGLMVWSPLAGGYLSGKYEGPDVSEENRRAKFDFPPVDRQRGSKIIAVMREIAAGKEIDGQPVSVAQTALAWLLHQNAVTSVIVGAKRVDQLRDNILAAQVQFSGDELTALDEVSRLPAEYPGWMLERQGGYRAPKKN; this is encoded by the coding sequence ATGACAACGCCCAACATAACCCAACCCGCGACTGACACTCCCCTCCGTCTCCGGACGCTGGGCAACTCGGGTCTGTTCGTATCGGAGTTGTGCCTTGGCACCATGACTTTCGGCGGCGGTGACGACATGTGGGGGCTGATCGGACAACTGCAGCAAGAGCAGGCCGATGAGCTGATGCAAACCGCCCTGGCCGCCGGCATCAACTTCTTCGATACCGCAAACGTATACGGGGGCGGCGCCAGCGAGCGCATCGTCGGCCAGTCGCTAAAAAACCTGGGCGTCCGTCGCGAAGATATCGTGCTGGCCACCAAGGTGCTGGGCCCGATGGGTGAAGGGCCCAACAGCCGCGGCGCTTCCCGCGGCCATATCATGAACGCGTGCAAGGCCAGCCTGCAGCGCTTGCAGACCGACTACATCGACCTCTATCAGATCCACGGTTTTGACCCGGCCACGCCCATCGAGGAAACCCTCGAGGCACTGAACACCCTGGTGGATCATGGCCATGTTCGCTATGTCGGGCTATCGAACTGGGCCGCCTGGCAAGTGATGAAGGCGGCGGGTATCGCCCGGGCCCGGCAGCTGTGCCCGATTCTGTCGTTGCAGGCGTACTACACCCTCGTGGGCCGGGACCTGGAGCGAGAGGTTATCCCCATGCTGGCGTCCGAAAACATCGGCCTGATGGTATGGAGCCCTCTGGCCGGCGGCTACCTCTCCGGCAAGTACGAAGGACCGGACGTGTCCGAAGAAAACCGGCGCGCCAAGTTTGATTTCCCACCGGTAGACCGGCAACGCGGCAGCAAGATCATCGCTGTCATGAGGGAGATCGCCGCAGGCAAGGAAATCGACGGACAGCCCGTGAGCGTGGCTCAAACCGCCCTCGCCTGGCTACTGCACCAGAACGCCGTTACCAGTGTCATCGTGGGCGCCAAGCGGGTAGACCAGCTACGGGATAATATCCTTGCGGCACAGGTTCAGTTCTCCGGCGACGAACTGACAGCTTTGGATGAAGTGAGCCGCCTGCCGGCCGAATATCCAGGCTGGATGCTGGAGCGCCAGGGCGGGTACCGGGCTCCGAAGAAGAACTGA